A stretch of Besnoitia besnoiti strain Bb-Ger1 chromosome III, whole genome shotgun sequence DNA encodes these proteins:
- a CDS encoding hypothetical protein (encoded by transcript BESB_044860) → MAPPQHRRAGGNHGDRREEGASRPRNEEETLTSATTGPVPAGSHGRGGGREGQGPIRGSSRGAGGARRGRGGGGGRGDAGGVRKLPRGSPEGAAPTSDRRGPTGPAEGERRAEAEPVRRVFMASPPARSAGDIERDAHARESRDGAPGPQPSRGGEKAFPLVRAFASGLTGGRLEQTAGRGGRGGRGGGFAGGAAARGGEGVGRPAGDDSRGVSAPGGLKGFSARSAARENGPEVFGSQLSTVAPSSSPGSGVSDIRLGGDEFVNAFSVLSSGASVSPSRESDKRRGKERPAVFFPHPSRSPQPLSASNVPTTSTLMGEGEKREESGSRGEDQGRRPPALHPAQRQPGGAAGEGGDLWWASRPRSAAGTFFTSRLHAGPGGAAAPAANSIAEDGRRPGGGAPAEGAAAGGMSPVEELPIMRYKEAILEHIRNHPVTCIQGETGCGKSTRVPRFLLEEDMRLRQLEAERRAAGEGSGGEGGARAVPERRGLNAIVTQPRRLACIALARRVAQELEEPLGRSVGYKISGDSVTSRDTKICFVTTGYFLQVLINQPRALASLTHIILDEVHERDLDADLLSLVLKLQLNQKTPLKLIVMSATLQGNLFAEYFTPTGVPVSPRIYVGARRFPVQHVFLDDLLTAASRPDRLRGKLLEVEDLTGHGLLMEGRDDEEQEKREDGARGAAEDGKATREGARDDATPGGMHHVNLVRALLQRKKARGISYGWQAGKAIRDALGTFDRNSMAARLRKGFPSSGNLRQRGLAAAPAHAGEDKAGAEGGAGGEREVWEAEMQTSLQPQIMEGLDAVCLDLVTALGYGGETILIFLPGIGEITDLYETLSRLDSSTVWTARGGASACGASLAPPSGPASTDDFSAEGKPEMPAADALKYRIFVLHSSISRDEQEEVFSPPPSDTVHVVLASNIAESSLTLPAVRIVIDFCLKRQLVYDQRRHTAALVRAWTSHASSQQRTGRTGRVFPGLSIRLVSRQFYERCMRRFDPPEMQTAPLEKLYLTVKHLTHRLNRLALQEEGERDTDDAADQPLRGKDGAAKGKLTPCQLLRLTVQPPDVSALDSARHLLDRLGALTCDSEDAEITNLGHLMMQLPIDTHLTKLLMMGIIAGCTSDALILASVLASQDPFTMPSGLLIKHPAELSERMQLSLKSRAAYDAGHYSEPLMLRNLFVDWLTEFASSVAAVRSRLARQAAVRRNRRLEMNMKLEYLRVSRDFARGHSVVAKRMVHMAMMCADLATRLKRHLPPDSVAAASLTFFMDLLQNPTIHPPASSAVGPLAAPPCPPPPEEGADAAAAAPVAFTPRYQYSSALTYNSSAAAAAVQERFSSDLLLLKALLVAAFAPSFIVGKPRVCVDGKPVASVVPRTLKTSGDEKKGKEKSKWDLSDYAAAMLRQGLDPARTLVLHDRVDSRTGTVYKQVRASLSLVCAGLDYSIVPCEGVEDKCFLHFPDTAANACLSFDATRLPEVLQALQRRTGVTSSPSAQSLASAAAAAGTRYGPDDRDKSRADGASAPGGGLAKVASGADEEFGFRTTAGKRAHEDRMTKREAVGAHIAVYQGEDKEGGADVQDGAETYKADAPEATRAPGLTASTLALAAHLPNQFANGRWKLSIVLPESARDGTEPAPSPASFADDGLGGTEVGGIAASPTGQGSSGSLGNRFAAPGAAYGSSLEKSMAGNESAIQPFDMVRPCSPFLVCWMMMGDDDYQQPGEAAEGGAGAAPAGGKGKKKEKEQAKKKMVKMKAVTNCRNPIGFYCACPVRREEGGVQVYKQHEEVYGVVTMTQGTDDPSMCWVEGVTVLPQKHAALLMLAFLSQKHNVEMGIQVTPKGPILKEISLFNGMKTMKLPFYDDGPVVTLADLWRANKVRRLLSEVFATPKESAKVRAGGTVQASHDNCGALLHQAPTSDTVSISAVSVNIDATVRLGTRPHPSRTAIGSASGSSAPSKEDFEQINIDENAEVRRALKEMLQACNKDVGIIEASHPTHQDDWLPALTSPGYLSCLSPDLGNAMKGDLSLCRIPAFEDTPGELLSPFNLRGIAGKVERVKTKALNILQDRARAQREAARREEEKRLAAAQKRRAAQQKANQKGGRSPTQPPYPMGMAGGRQEFNPYAAASAEMPGAGGKRGGKKGRGKNAVAKAVPPAPQNAHRHQRHGAAGVPGHRGNAHLHELGAQQYRRGAAPFSAAGVPAAATPSLASQGVGTQGRMEANWHNFGAAAVTDPMAAAFGDGARHAYPPSSSYPQQQQAHPYLQPRGLLPHGAGNVAAGANVSAYGMTPAMYTHHGNYPVHDQSASNVHGGGYHSYGLPFAPSLGAATTAPLPHAYPPVGQFVAGSQYEFGGNRSVIPGYQQQGYRCQVMGSYGTSGTEEAAALQRLVPPQGGGANSLFPGAAANAGRALMQQQNPQSVRRYGGEGYL, encoded by the exons atggcgcctccgcagcaccgtcgcgccggcggcaacCACGGCGACcggagggaggaaggcgcgtcgcgtcctcggaacgaagaagagacactGACCAGCGCGACCACGGGCCCCGTCCCCGCTGGCTCCCACGGTCGCGGGGGGGGCCGCGAGGGACAAGGGCCGATTcgcggcagctcgcgcggcgcaggtggCGCCCGACgaggtcgcggcggaggcggaggccggggagacgcgggcggcgtccgcaagctgccccgcggctcgcccgagggcgccgccccgaCGTCCGACCGGCGAGGGCCGACAGGCcctgcagagggcgagcggagggcggaggccgagCCTGTGCGACGCGTTTTCATGGCGTCGCCCCCAGCGCGTTCAGCCGGCGACatcgagagagacgcgcacgcacgcgagagtcgagacggcgcgcctggACCGCAGCCGAGCCGCGGGGGAGAAAAGGCCTTTCCGCTCGTGCGGGCGTTCGCCAGTGGCTTGACGGGCGGTCGGCTGGAGCAGACCGCAGGGCGGGgtggacgaggagggcgaggaggaggcttcgcgggcggggcggcggcacgcgggggagagggggtGGGGCGACCCGCAGGAGATGACTCGCGGGGTGTTTCAGCCCCGGGGGGTCTGAAGGGGTTTTCGGCGCGCTCGGCCGCCCGCGAGAATGGCCCGGAGGTGTTTGGGTCGCAGCTGTCGACTgtggcgccttcctcgtcgccgggcTCGGGTGTCTCCGACATCCGCCTAGGCGGCGACGAGTTCGTGAACGCTTTCTCTGTGCTGTCCTCTGGCGCCTCGGTCTCTCCCAGCCGCGAGTCTGACAAGAGACGCGGGAAGGAGCGACCTGCGGTTTTCTTCCCGCAcccctcgcggtcgccgcagcccctGTCAGCCTCGAACGTACCGACGACGTCGACGCTGatgggcgagggcgagaagcgcgaggagtccggcagcagaggcgaagaccaggggcgccgcccccccgcgctCCACCCTGCCCAGCGGCagccaggcggcgcggcgggcgagggcggagacctCTGGTGGGCGTCGCGACCTCGGAGCGCCGCAGGGACGTTCTTCACATCTCGTCTTCACGCGGgcccaggcggcgcggctgcgccggctgcgaaCTCGATTGCCGAAGACGGGCGGAGgccgggaggcggcgcgcctgcggagggcgcagcggccggcggcaTGTCGCCCGTGGAGGAGCTGCCGATTATGCGCTACAAGGAGGCGATTTTGGAGCACATTCGCAACCACCCGGTGACGTGCATCCAGGGCGAGACGGGGTGCGGCAAGAGTACGCGCGTGCCGCGGTTTCTGCTTGAAGAAGACATGCGCCTACGGCAGCTCGAGGCTGAGCGCCGAGCGGCGGGGGAAGgcagtggaggcgaaggcggcgcgcgggcagtGCCGGAGCGTCGCGGCTTGAACGCCATCGtgacgcagccgaggcgtCTGGCGTGCATCGCTCTTGCccggcgcgtggcgcaggAGCTGGAGGAGCCTCTAGGCCGCAGCGTGGGGTACAAGATTTCGGGCGACTCCGTCACGAGTCGCGACACCAAGATCTGCTTCGTGACGACGGGCTACTTTCTGCAAGTGCTGATCAACCAGCCACGCGCTCTGGCGTCGCTCACGCACATCATCCTGGACGAAGTCCACGagcgcgacctcgacgccGACCTGCTTTCGCTTGTGCTCAAGCTGCAACTGAACCAGAAGACGCCGCTCAAGCTCATCGTCATGTCTGCCACGCTTCAGGGCAATCTCTTCGCCGAGTACTTCACACCCACGGGCGTCCCGGTCTCCCCGCGCATCTACGtcggcgccaggcgcttcCCTGTCCAGCACGTCTTCCTCGACGACCTCCtcacggcggcgtcgcgccccgACAGACTGCGTGGAAAGCTGCTCGAGGTCGAGGACCTGACAGGCCATGGTCTGCTCATGGAgggccgcgacgacgaggaacaggagaaacgcgaggacggcgcgcggggcgctgcagaagacgGCAAGGCGacccgcgaaggcgcgcgcgacgatgCCACTCCAGGCGGCATGCACCACGTCAACCTcgtccgcgcgcttctccagcGAAAGAAAGCTCGTGGAATCTCCTACGGATGGCAAGCGGGCAAAGCCATTCGCGAC GCGCTGGGAACCTTCGACCGGAACTCGATGGCGGCGCGACTGCGGAAGGGCTTCCCGAGTAGCGGCAATCTGCGCCAGCGGGGCttggctgctgcgcccgcgcatgCGGGGGAGGAtaaggcgggcgcggagggcggagcaggaggcgagcgcgaagtGTGGGAGGCAGAGATGCAgacgtcgctgcagccgcagatcATGGAGGGCTTGGATGCAGTGTGTCTGGATCTGGTCACGGCACTTGGCTACGGAGGCGAGACGATTCTGATTTTCTTGCCAGGCATCGGAGAAATCACAGATTTGTACGAGACGCTGTCGCGCCTCGACTCGTCGACCGTGTGGACTGCGAGAGGCGGGGCctcggcctgcggcgcgagccttgcgccgccgtcgggaCCGGCGTCGACCGACGACTTCTCTGCGGAGGGCAAACCCGAGatgccggcggcggacgcgctcaAGTACCGCATCTTTGTGCTGCATTCGTCGATTAGTCGCGACGAACAGGAAGAGGTCTTCTCCCCGCCCCCGAGCGACACTGTGCatgtcgtcctcgcctcgaACATCGCGGAGAGCTCTCTCACTCTCCCCGCCGTCAGAATCGTCATCGACTTCTGTCTCAAGAGACAGCTTGTCTACGACCAG CGCCGCCACACAGCCGCCCTCGTCCGCGCATGGACCTCCCACGCATCCTCTCAGCAACGCACGGGACGAACAG GTCGCGTTTTCCCGGGCCTGTCCATTCGGCTGGTTTCCCGCCAGTTCTACgagcgctgcatgcgccgcttcGACCCGCCCGAAATGCAGACGGCGCCCCTGGAGAAGCTGTACCTGACCGTGAAGCACCTGACGCACCGTCTGAATCGTCTGGCGTtgcaggaggagggcgagcgggacacagacgacgcagcggacCAGCCCTTGAGAGGAAAAG ACGGGGCTGCGAAGGGCAAGCTGACGCCTtgccagctgctgcgcctcacAGTGCAACCGCCAGACGTCAGTGCATTGGACTCTGCGCGACATCTCTTGGATCGCCTCGGGGCTCTCACGTGCGACAGTGAAGACGCAGAGATCACGAATCTCGGGCACCTGATGATGCAGCTGCCCATCGACACACACCTCACCAA ACTCCTCATGATGGGAATTATTGCAGGCTGCACGAGCGACGCGCTGATTCTGGCTAGTGTGCTGGCGAGCCAGGATCCTTTCACGATGCCTTCGGGGCTTTTGATTAAGCACCCCGCAGAGCTCTCTGAGCGCATGCAACTCTCTCTgaagtcgcgcgcggcctaCGACGCCGGCCATTACTCTGAGCCGCTCATGCTCAG GAATCTCTTTGTCGACTGGCTCACGGAGTTCGCCTCTAGCGTGGCCGCCGTCCGTTCACGTCTGGCGCGCCAGGCCGCGGTGCGCAGAAACCGCAGGCTGGAAATGAATATGAAG CTCGAGTatctccgcgtctcccgcgatTTTGCTCGCGGGCACAGCGTCGTGGCGAAGCGCATGGTGCATATGGCGATGATGTGCGCGGATCTCGCAACCCGTCTCAAGCGGCACCTTCCGCCTG ACTCGGTGGCCGCGGCCTCACTCACGTTCTTCATGGACCTTCTGCAGAATCCGACGATTCACCCGCCGGCCTCGAGTGCGGTggggccgctggcggcgcctccgtgcccgccccccccggaggagggcgcggacgccgcggccgcggcgccagtgGCGTTCACGCCTCGGTACCAGTACAGCAGTGCGCTGACCTACAACAgctcggcagcagctgcagctgtgcAAGAGCGATTTTCGTCGGACTTACTGCTGCTCAAGGCGCTGCTggtcgcggccttcgctccCTCCTTCATTGTGGGCaagccgcgcgtctgcgtcgacgGAAAGCCAGTCGCCAGCGTCGTGCCTCGCACGCTCAAGACTTCtggcgacgagaagaagggaaAAGAAAAGTCCAAGTGGGACTTGAGCGACTACGCAG CGGCGATGCTTCGCCAAGGACTGGATccggcgcggacgctggTGCTCCACGATCGCGTCGACAGCCGCACAGGCACCGTTTACAAGCAGGTGCGGGCGTCGCTGTCCCTGGTGTGCGCGGGGCTGGACTACTCCATCGTCCCGTGCGAGGGCGTAGAGGACAAGTGTTTTCTCCATTTCCCCGACACCGCCGCCAATGCATGCCTCTCCTTCGACGCCACGCGCCTGCCCGAGGTgctccaggcgctgcagcgtcgcaCCGGCGTCacgtcctcgccctccgcgcagtccctcgcgtccgcggctgccgccgcgggcacCCGCTACGGGCCTGACGACCGAGACAAGAGCCGAGCGgacggcgcgtccgcgccgggcggaggcctcgcgaAGGTCGCCAGTGGAGCGGACGAGGAGTTCGGATTCCGCACTACTGCCGGAAAACGCGCACACGAAGATCGCATGACCAAGCGGGAAGCCGTCGGCGCGCACATTGCGGTGTACCAGGGCGAGGACAAGGAGGGCGGGGCCGACGTGcaggacggcgcagagacctACAAAGCAGACGCACCTGAAGCCACGCGAGCGCCTGGGCTCACGGCGTCgactctcgcgctcgctgcccaTCTCCCCAACCAGTTCGCAAACGGAAGATG GAAGCTGTCGATTGTGCTGCccgagagcgcgcgcgacggtaccgagcccgcgccgtctccggcgtCATTTGCGGACGACGGCTTAGGCGGGACGGAAGTGGGAGGcatcgctgcctcgccgacAGGGCAGGGCAGCTCAGGCAGTCTGGGGAaccgcttcgcggcgccgggagcTGCGTATGGCAGCTCGCTAGAGAAGTCGATGGCGGGCAACGAGTCCGCCATTCAGCCCTTCGACATGGTGCGCCCGTGCTCGCCCTTCCTTGTCTGCTGGATGATGATGGGTGACGACGACTACCAGCAGCCGGGGGAAGCTGCCGAAGGAGGAGCcggagccgcgcccgcgggcggcaaggggaagaaaaaagagaaggagCAGGCAAAGAAAAAAATGGTCAAAATGAAGGCTGTCACAAACTGCAGAAACCCCATCGGGTTCTACTGTGCCTGTCCCGTGCGCcgggaggaaggcggcgtcCAAGTATACAAGCAG cacgAGGAAGTCTACGGCGTCGTCACCATGACTCAAGGCACCGACGACCCGTCCATGTGCTGGGTGGAGGGTGTGACCGTGCTGCCGCAGAAGCACGCGGCGTTGCTCATGCTCGCCTTCTTGAGCCAAAAACACAACGTCGAGATGGGCATCCAGGTCACTCCGAAGGGGCCTATCTTGAAAGA AATCAGTCTCTTCAACGGAATGAAGACGATGAAACTTCCGTTCTACGACGACGGTCCCGTGGTGACTCTCGCTGACCTTTGGCGCGCAAACAAAGTGCGACGTCTGCTTTCGGAGGTCTTCGCGACGCCAAAGGAATCCGCGAAGGTGCGAGCTGGGGGTACAGTCCAAGCTTCACACGACAACTGCGGTGCTTTGCTGCATCAGGCGCCGACTTCGGATACCGTGAGCATCTCGGCGGTGTCAGTCAACATAGATGCAACTGTGCGTCTAGGCACGCGGCCACACCCCTCGCGCACGGCTATAGGCTCTGCGAGCGGGTCTTCCGCTCCTTCGAAAGAGGACTTTGAGCAGATCAACATTGACGAAAACGCCGAGGTGCGACGGGCCCTCAAAGAGATGCTGCAGGCTTGCAACAAGGACGTCGGCATAATCGAAGCATCCCATCCTACCCACCAAGACG ATTGGCTTCCGGCGCTCACGTCCCCGGGCTATCTCTCGTGTTTGTCTCCCGACTTGGGAAATGCGATGAAAGGAGATCTAAGTCTGTGCCGAATCCCCGCGTTCGAGGACACGCCTGGCGAGCTGCTTTCCCCATTCAACTTGCGCGGCATCGCCGGCAAGGTTGAACGCGTCAAAACAAAG GCACTTAACATACTCCAAGacagggcgcgggcgcagcgagaggccgcgaggcgggaagaggagaagcgtctcgcggcggcaCAGAAACGCAGGGCAGCCCAGCAGAAAGCAAACCAGAAAGGCGGCAGGAGCCCGACGCAGCCGCCGTACCCGATGGGAATGGCTGGCGGGCGTCAGGAGTTCAACCCGTacgccgctgcgtcggcggagATGCCGGGTGCGGGCGGCAAACGGGGAGGAAAAAAGGGTAGAGGGAAGAATGCAGTTGCCAAGGCGgttccgccggcgccgcagaatgCACACAGACATCAGAGACAtggcgcggcaggcgttCCCGGACACCGCGGGAACGCGCATTTGCACGAACTCGGCGCCCAGCAGTaccgacgaggcgctgcccctttctctgcagccggagtgcctgcggcggctaCACCGTCGTTGGCCAGCCAAGGCGTAGGAACTCAAGGCCGAATGGAAGCGAACTG GCACAActtcggcgcggccgccgtgaCAGATCCGATGGCTGCAGCCTTTGGCGACGGGGCAAGACATGCATATCCACCATCATCTTCGTATCCGCAGCAACAGCAGGCGCACCCGTATCTTCAACCGCGCGGACTGCTTCCCCACGGCGCCGGCAACGTCGCAGCCGGGGCGAATGTGTCCGCGTATGGGATGACGCCAGCAATGTACACACATCATGGCAACTACCCCGTTCATGACCAAAGTGCCAGCAACGTGCATGGAGGTGGTTACCATTCGTACGGGTTGCCTTTCGCGCCTTCTTTGGGAGCTGCGACAACAGCGCCGTTGCCTCACGCCTATCCGCCTGTAGGTCAG